One Pyrus communis chromosome 13, drPyrComm1.1, whole genome shotgun sequence genomic window carries:
- the LOC137712193 gene encoding uncharacterized protein — protein MVREQNTNLEHLYVDTFTLIHLGHGEASDVVLVNEDLNEPTMGEKQESLELLDNERPESHDKEESSLDSKPPSADSVYILLKQALHADDYALLLDYTPKMRSMTITVNVDCTTGVLGHCKISLTAESIWCLKLLQSLICIIQLRGAILASALPWLRSLLLQHPSGIVSQESSLSALNSIYQVIDHVDENVTISLLIDESYTSDEEGSDEEEEEPDGALDGVSDFDGIDDTRE, from the exons ATGGTTCgtgaacaaaacacaaatctTGAGCATTTGTATGTTGATACATTTACCTTAATTCATCTAGGTCATGGGGAGGCTTCAGATGTAGTTCTTGTTAACGAGGATTTGAATGAACCAACTATGGgagaaaaacaagaaagttTAGAATTATTAGACAATGAAAGACCGGAGAGCCATGATAAAGAGGAATCTTCTCTAGATTCAAAGCCTCCAAGTGCAGACTCAGTTTATATTTTACTCAAGCAAGCACTACATGCCGATGACTATGCCCTTTTATTAGATTATACACCCAAAATGAGAAG CATGACGATAACTGTTAATGTGGATTGTACAACTGGTGTTTTAGGTCATTGCAAAATCTCTCTCACTGCTGAATCCATCTGGTGTTTGAAGCTCTTACAATCTCTCATTTGTATCATTCAGTTGAG GGGTGCAATTTTGGCATCTGCGCTTCCATGGCTTCGAAGTTTACTTCTTCAACACCCAAGTGGTATAGTGTCCCAAGAATCTTCtttgagtgccttgaactccatATATCAA GTAATTGACCATGTTGATGAGAATGTGACAATAAGTCTCCTTATTGACGAGTCCTATACAAGCGATGAAGAGGGATCtgatgaagaggaagaggaaccTGATGGCGCCCTTGATGGTGTTAGTGATTTTGATGGAATTGATGACACGCGCGAGTGA